AAATTCTATGGAATGGCAAAAAGGAATTGACAAACACGTTGTATTTTGGTACAAAAAAGAAAACGATGTATGCAAGCGAGACAGACGTAATTAAAAAACTATTTCGTGAAGTAATGAATTAATGCTTTGAATATTCCATATAAAAATAGCCATGTAGTTTTTAAAGCTACATGGCTATAAAATCGAAATTCTACTATCTATCTGCCGCCCGGACCGGTTGATCCTCCGGATTTTGTTACCATACTGCTGGTTGTGAATGTGCTTGATTGTGTTCCGGCTGTGTAAGTGCCGCTGGTATATAATCCGTTGAAGTCGGTTCCGTCAGCAACACTTCCGCCAGTGTAAACAGTGTAAGTTACATTTGACTTCAATTTTGGACTTGAAAATAACATCGTCGTGTAGGTTTTCGGGATCAGAAAGGTTAATGCTTCTGCCGCATCGCTGGATTCAATATGAATAATCTGGCCGCTTGTCCCGCCACCCAAAATTACAGAAGGCTGCGTGCTGACACTGGCTGTTGGTGAGCTGGTTGCCCCGGCTACGCCAACCAAAATACCGCCGGTAACTTTGAAAGTATTCTGGTCGCAGTCAAAACCTTCCTCAGGTGATGCGGCACCGACAGCAATTGTTTTTCCTCCTGTAACGGTTAGTTTTCCATTGGAATCTATCGCGTCGTTTGAAGTACTGTATATATAGTGATTTCCTCCGTTGATATAAATAAATGTTGTAGCATTAAGCCCGTCGTCGTAAGTTTTGGCTGTGATCGATCCGCCGTTTATTGTTAAAATACTCTTGCTTTCGATACCTTCACCCGCCGTGGAACTTACATTAATTGTTCCTCCGTTGATCACTATATAAGGGTCAATGGTGGTGTCAGTGTCCCAGGCAGCAGAAATTGCCTTGTCGGCTGCGGTAACATTAAATGTGCCATTGTTGATCACAATGTAACCTTCTTCAACCTGAATACCGTCGCCGGAAGCAGTCACAGTAACTAAACCTCCGTCAGCAATAAAGGCTTCGTTGGTATGAATTCCGTCTGATTTTGCGCTTGAAATTGTTATCGCGCCGCTGATCATACGGACGTAATCGTCACTGCAAATGCCATGTTTATTGTTTCCCTTGATGGCAAGGCTCCCGCTTCCGGAAAATATTAGTTGTCCTTCACTAAAAAATGTTCCCTTCATGTCTTCGGTACTGGTGGCGTAAGTTGTACCATCTGTCAATGAATTTGTGGTATTATCTGTTAACACGACAAACGCCCTTTTACCCGACTGGATGTTAATCGCCGGTCCGTCAGAATTTGTAATATTTACGCCATTCAAGGTCAATTTGAATTTTTTGTCGCTGTAAATTTTTACAGATCCGTTCGTAGTTGTTCCGGACAAAACATATTCAACTTCCGATACTGTGGATGTCACGATTACGTCGCCATTACTTTCTGTCACAGTAACACCGCCGGCAGAAAGTGGATTTGTGATTTCAACCGTAGTTCCAAACGCGATTTTGACAACCGATGAGAATGTAGAATTTGCAATAAGATCATCTTCATTGTAGGCAACATCTGTATTCCCCTCTGCGGCTGCGGTGGTTGTGGAAACAGTATCAATACTTATTGTTCCGCCTGTTTCGTTACTGCCTCCGGTAGTAATATCTTCCTCTCCTTTGGAACAGGAAATAATTGAAAAGATCAGAAAAAAACTGGCCGCAGTGAGCAAAATCCTGCGTGCACTGCAAAATGTTAATAGAGAATGTTTTACTTTTTTCATAAGATAATTGATGTCTGAGTAGTATTCCGGGTTGTGTGATAAAAGTGATTATTTGACCAGTTTGAAAAATACCTGATCACAAACCTTTACGCGCGAAAAGTGAATTGTGTTGCTGATTTATAGAATGGAAGATTTGTCCGGAAGTTTTTTAGACTTAAAGATTTCTCATTTTGAGAAGGGAAGCGTGGGAAATCGGGAATGAAGAAATTCCTTTAACAGATGGAATAGTTATTATAAGAACCTTCACAATTAACAAAAATCATTTCATCAACAAAACGGTCATTTTATGAAAAACGAATTCAATCCGGAACATGAAGAAGGTAAAGTAGCCAAAGCCATTGAAGAGCAAACTGCAAAGTTGCCGTCAGACATATTTTTGTGGGCTTCTTTTGTAGCTATCGGCGCATCATTGACATTGAAAATCATGGGACGCAAGCACACAGCGCTTTTTGTAGGTCAATGGGCGTCACCATTTCTTCTTTTAGGGGTTTATAACAAACTTGTAAAACTGGAAGGCCATGACAAAAATGACAAATCAAATTAATTGGATATCCTTTTTTCAATGGATGTAAAAAGAAAGACCATCAGGAATTATTCCCGGATGGTCTTTCTTTTTTTTAAAATTTTCATCTTAATAAATAACTGCCAATAACTGTTTTGACAAGTTTTTTAAGGTTGGGTAATAAAAGCCTTAAAATGAGATAATCACTGAGTCTTTTCAAATGTTTTATCTGACTTGTTCGAGAATTTCGATGGCAGCTTCATTTCCCTGTTGAGCGGCCAGATCAAATACGGAAAGTCCGCGCGTGTCGAGTATCGAAATATCTGCACCGCTATCAATAAGCAATTTCACAAGCTCGTTTCTTCCAAACATAGCGGCAAACATCAATGCCGTTCCCCCGTTGCCATGTTGCAGATCCAGGTCGGCTCCGTTTTGGATTAAAAGTTCTGCGATATGTTTATAACCTTTAAATGAAACGCCCATCAAGGCCGTATTTCCACCATAGTCCTGAGCATTCACATCGGCACCTGATTCAAGGAGATATTTAGCCGCTTCAAACTGGTTGTTGTAACAGGCTATGATCAAAGGCGTATACCC
The nucleotide sequence above comes from Dyadobacter subterraneus. Encoded proteins:
- a CDS encoding ankyrin repeat domain-containing protein — translated: MLNLRAIRSRIISKILKNGSINNMENLDNVIIHAARLGNVDVLKELVARNTDVNARDEKGYTPLIIACYNNQFEAAKYLLESGADVNAQDYGGNTALMGVSFKGYKHIAELLIQNGADLDLQHGNGGTALMFAAMFGRNELVKLLIDSGADISILDTRGLSVFDLAAQQGNEAAIEILEQVR
- a CDS encoding carbohydrate-binding domain-containing protein produces the protein MKKVKHSLLTFCSARRILLTAASFFLIFSIISCSKGEEDITTGGSNETGGTISIDTVSTTTAAAEGNTDVAYNEDDLIANSTFSSVVKIAFGTTVEITNPLSAGGVTVTESNGDVIVTSTVSEVEYVLSGTTTNGSVKIYSDKKFKLTLNGVNITNSDGPAINIQSGKRAFVVLTDNTTNSLTDGTTYATSTEDMKGTFFSEGQLIFSGSGSLAIKGNNKHGICSDDYVRMISGAITISSAKSDGIHTNEAFIADGGLVTVTASGDGIQVEEGYIVINNGTFNVTAADKAISAAWDTDTTIDPYIVINGGTINVSSTAGEGIESKSILTINGGSITAKTYDDGLNATTFIYINGGNHYIYSTSNDAIDSNGKLTVTGGKTIAVGAASPEEGFDCDQNTFKVTGGILVGVAGATSSPTASVSTQPSVILGGGTSGQIIHIESSDAAEALTFLIPKTYTTMLFSSPKLKSNVTYTVYTGGSVADGTDFNGLYTSGTYTAGTQSSTFTTSSMVTKSGGSTGPGGR